A genome region from Aerosakkonema funiforme FACHB-1375 includes the following:
- a CDS encoding PsbP-related protein — protein sequence MKFKLLLSTALKIVAFLGFVTLPYTVFGTKIGVAQNSPVTTETRFLTYVEPREYAIQYPFGWFVERNRSDLTIITNDRLAIVGNQDFPENFIKTDIYIQPKNFETVVKEAISAQEKVGYQIKRRSRLNISGLEAVQLWISESETDAIITMIRYQNNKTIYMASFYAPSNTSAISMIQRIHNSFRAI from the coding sequence ATGAAATTCAAACTTTTGCTTTCCACAGCCCTGAAAATTGTTGCGTTTTTAGGATTTGTTACGCTGCCCTATACAGTTTTTGGGACAAAGATTGGTGTCGCACAAAATAGTCCCGTCACCACAGAAACGAGATTTTTAACTTACGTAGAACCGCGTGAATATGCAATTCAGTATCCTTTTGGTTGGTTTGTAGAGAGAAACAGGAGCGACCTGACAATCATAACAAACGATCGTCTGGCTATCGTAGGAAATCAGGATTTTCCAGAAAATTTTATCAAAACGGATATATATATTCAACCGAAAAATTTTGAGACGGTTGTCAAGGAGGCAATTTCAGCCCAGGAAAAAGTTGGTTATCAGATCAAAAGAAGAAGCAGGCTGAATATTAGCGGACTAGAAGCAGTTCAACTATGGATATCCGAATCAGAAACTGATGCAATTATTACGATGATTCGTTATCAGAATAACAAAACCATTTATATGGCTAGTTTCTACGCTCCCAGCAATACATCGGCAATCTCTATGATTCAGAGAATACATAACTCTTTTAGAGCCATCTAA
- a CDS encoding Crp/Fnr family transcriptional regulator has product MSDYLLPLGEDFLWQIETGVIRTMTWQEDGTCITFGLWGPGDIVGRALSKADPLQIECLTDVQATLLPAGNWDLATDAMLLHAQRLGEFLEIVHSKPIDASLFRLMNWLGKRFGREIDRGQIIDLRLTHQQMAEIIGASRVTVTRILNNFEKQGIIQRLHRKVVVMQEQSLWHYEI; this is encoded by the coding sequence TTGTCCGACTACTTACTGCCTTTGGGCGAAGATTTTCTATGGCAAATTGAAACGGGTGTCATCCGCACCATGACGTGGCAGGAAGACGGAACTTGTATCACCTTTGGATTGTGGGGGCCAGGAGATATTGTCGGTAGAGCCCTATCAAAAGCCGATCCCCTTCAAATAGAATGCTTAACTGATGTACAAGCAACATTACTGCCCGCCGGTAACTGGGATCTAGCTACTGATGCTATGCTTCTACACGCTCAACGTCTCGGAGAATTTTTGGAAATTGTACACAGCAAACCTATTGACGCCTCGCTGTTTCGATTGATGAATTGGTTGGGCAAAAGGTTCGGTCGCGAAATCGATCGAGGACAAATTATCGATCTGCGCTTAACCCATCAGCAAATGGCTGAAATTATTGGCGCTAGCAGAGTTACTGTCACCCGCATTCTCAATAACTTTGAAAAGCAGGGAATTATTCAACGCCTGCATCGCAAAGTTGTCGTTATGCAAGAGCAGTCTTTGTGGCACTACGAAATTTAA